One segment of Tenrec ecaudatus isolate mTenEca1 chromosome 1, mTenEca1.hap1, whole genome shotgun sequence DNA contains the following:
- the LOC142436973 gene encoding small ribosomal subunit protein eS28-like codes for MDTSHVQPIELASHQRAGPTGFQGQCTEVRVGFMDDTSRSITRNVNGSVWEGDVLTPWKSEQEAPRLR; via the coding sequence atggacaccagccacgtgcAGCCCATCGAGCTGGCCAGTCACCAACGTGCTGGGCCGACGGGCTTCCAGGGACAGTGCACGGAGGTGCGCGTGGGGTTCATGGATGACACGAGCCGCTCCATCACCCGCAATGTGAACGGCTCCGTGTGGGAGGGCGACGTGCTCACTCCGTGGAAATCTGAGCAAGAAGCTCCGAGGCTGCGCTGA